CGTCACGGAACTAGGTCCGAGTCCAGATGGTTGGGCTCCAGTCTGACCCGGCCGACACAACCGATCCAATGGAAAGCGGTCCGGTGTCTAATAGCAACGGGCGACTTTCATCAATTTCCGTCAAGGCTGCGTTTCAAGTACGTGATGGCCTCGCCCGTGAACTTTCGGCGTTGCCTGAATCTGACGTCTGAATTCGACGTCTAATTTTGCGTCTGAATTTGCGTCTGAATTTGCGTCTGAATTCGTTCCTCGGCACGCAGTGTGCGTCAGTTTCTGTTGCGGTCGCTCCAGGAAGGTTGCCCTGTCCTTTCGAACGGGCTCGATCTGGTGATGCTGGTCCGCGGTTCGCTCTTTCGGTGGGCGAAAAAATTGGCCGAATGCGACCGAGATCGCTCGTCTTTCCCTTTCCAATAGGACTTTTGTCAGATGACCCAACGACGGAATTTTCGCCAACCTCGGTGTGTTTTTGTCCTCGCCGTTTCGCTGCTGCCCATGGCGACCGCGGTGAATTCAATTCCAGCGAACGCTCAAGAAAAATCGGCTGCGGTGACATCCCCGGCGATTTCGCAAGCGGCCAGCGAGCAACGGCAACAGATTGTCGCGAAGGCAATGAGCTTCCTGAGCAAGGAAGGCCAGTCGGATGCCGGCACGTTTTCAGACCGGGTGGGGTCGGGGGTGACAGCTTTGGCGGTAACGGCGGCGCTGAAAAACGGACACGCGGTCGACGAGCCGATGGTGGCGGCCGGACTGAAGGCGTTGGAAGGGTACGTGAAACCGGACGGCGGTATCTACGGAAACGGTCGTTTGAAAAACTATGAAACCTGCGTTGCGATGGTCTGCTTTGCTGAAGCGAACCAAAGTGGCCGTTACACCAAGACGTTGAGAGACGCCAAGCATTTTGTAACGGAGATGCAGTACGGCGAAGCCCAGCTCGACCCCAGCAATCCGGACGGCCATCCCGAATGGTATGGCGGTGTCGGTTACGGTGGCCCGGGGCGACCTGATTTGTCTAACACAGGGTACATGATTGAGGCATTGCGGGCGGCGGAAACCGAGGCCAGTGATCCTGCGATTCAGCGAGCACTCGCGTTTGTGTCGCGATGTCAGAACTTGGATTCCAAATTCAACGACACGCAGTTCGCTGCAAAGGTGAACGACGGTGGTTTCTATTATGAGATCCCCCTCACCAAGATCGATCCAAGTACGTCTGATGAGCGTTACACCGCCAACGGCGGACTGCGTAGCTATGGATCGATGTCCTACACGGGACTAAAGAGCATGATCTTTGCTGGTTTGACCAGCGAAGATCCGCGAGTCAAAGCGGCCGTGCAGTGGATTACTGACCACTACGACTTGGATCAAAATCCAGGCATGGGGAACGCGGGCCTTTATTACTACTACCACACCTTCGCGGCCGGGTTGGATGCCGCGGGAATTGACAAGTTGAAGGACGCCGATGGTGTGGAACATGACTGGAGGGCAGAGCTGATCAGCGAACTGGCGAGTCGACAAAACGAGGACGGATCTTGGAGCAACGAGAATGGTCGTTGGTTCGAGAACGACAAGAATCTCGCCACCACGCTTGCGTTGATGTCACTGGCACACTGCCAATAGTTGTCAGCGACGCCGGGGCTATCCCGAGCAGACGGCGTCGCGATTTTGTATCCGGAGTCCACTCATGCGAACGCGAACGGTCTGGATCGTTCACCTCATCTCGCTTGCAAACATCGTCCTGGGGATGATGTTTGACCTGCGTT
The nucleotide sequence above comes from Neorhodopirellula lusitana. Encoded proteins:
- a CDS encoding prenyltransferase/squalene oxidase repeat-containing protein produces the protein MTQRRNFRQPRCVFVLAVSLLPMATAVNSIPANAQEKSAAVTSPAISQAASEQRQQIVAKAMSFLSKEGQSDAGTFSDRVGSGVTALAVTAALKNGHAVDEPMVAAGLKALEGYVKPDGGIYGNGRLKNYETCVAMVCFAEANQSGRYTKTLRDAKHFVTEMQYGEAQLDPSNPDGHPEWYGGVGYGGPGRPDLSNTGYMIEALRAAETEASDPAIQRALAFVSRCQNLDSKFNDTQFAAKVNDGGFYYEIPLTKIDPSTSDERYTANGGLRSYGSMSYTGLKSMIFAGLTSEDPRVKAAVQWITDHYDLDQNPGMGNAGLYYYYHTFAAGLDAAGIDKLKDADGVEHDWRAELISELASRQNEDGSWSNENGRWFENDKNLATTLALMSLAHCQ